A window of the Hordeum vulgare subsp. vulgare chromosome 5H, MorexV3_pseudomolecules_assembly, whole genome shotgun sequence genome harbors these coding sequences:
- the LOC123395372 gene encoding uncharacterized protein LOC123395372, whose translation MVDVEHRMAGMAPAAHAAGLRRLSTRAAAGPSSASASPRHGLYSFQGVASSVLSHLRASGVAILPGLSETELARAEAEMGFTFPPDLRAVLALGLPSGPGFPDWRSRAGLRAAFDLPVAAASLQIARGALWPRCWGKRPADPERSRRLARSAIRRAPLLVPLFDRCYLPCSPSLAGNPVFFVTDDRVLCCGLDVVHFFTRESSFQPMDISSQFAAMPSSGTSTPCTRRSLDAACGGQAPRWIEFWSDAASDRRRRDSSSSEASTASTSSSGCCSPPRRSTPRWVDNYLDKLGSVLKKGGWRDREVDEMVEVAASGMFDGEDAPPAADAEAVLDTLLLKTDRCSDSLRRAGWSSEDVSDALGLDLRRCKEPPRSAVRVPPEIAAKVQRLARTVARS comes from the coding sequence ATGGTGGATGTGGAGCACCGGATGGCGGGCATGGCCCCGGCGGCGCACGCGGCCGGCCTGCGCCGCCTGTCCACGCGCGCCGCGGCCGGCCCTTCCTCGGCGTCCGCGTCCCCGCGCCACGGCCTCTACTCCTTCCAGGGCGTGGCGTCGTCCGTGCTCTCGCACCTCCGGGCGTCCGGGGTGGCCATCCTGCCCGGGCTCTCGGAGACGGAGCTCGCCCGCGCCGAGGCCGAGATGGGGTTCACCTTCCCGCCCGACCTCCGCGCCGTTCTGGCCCTCGGGCTGCCGTCCGGCCCGGGGTTCCCGGACTGGCGCTCCCGCGCCGGGCTCCGCGCTGCGTTCGACCTGCCAGTCGCCGCGGCGTCGCTCCAGATCGCGAGGGGCGCGCTGTGGCCGCGGTGCTGGGGGAAGAGGCCGGCCGACCCCGAGCGCTCGAGGCGGCTCGCTCGCTCCGCCATACGGCGCGCGCCGCTGCTCGTTCCCCTCTTCGACCGCTGCTATCTGCCCTGcagcccctccctcgccggcaacCCCGTGTTCTTCGTCACCGACGACCGCGTCCTCTGCTGCGGCCTCGACGTCGTCCACTTCTTCACCCGCGAGTCGTCTTTCCAGCCGATGGACATCTCATCCCAGTTCGCGGCGATGCCCTCCTCGGGCACGAGCACGCCGTGCACGCGCCGCAGCCTGGACGCCGCCTGCGGCGGCCAGGCCCCGCGCTGGATCGAGTTCTGGAGCGACGCGGCCTCGGACCGGCGCCGCCGCGACTCGTCGTCCTCCGAAGCCTCCACCGCGTCCACATCCTCGTCAGGCTGCTGCTCGCCACCCCGGAGGTCGACGCCGCGTTGGGTGGACAACTACCTGGACAAGCTCGGATCGGTGCTCAAGAAAGGTGGCTGGAGGGACAGGGAGGTGGACGAGATGGTCGAGGTGGCCGCGTCCGGGATGTTCGACGGCGAGGACGCCCCGCCAGCTGCCGACGCGGAGGCCGTGCTCGACACACTGCTGCTGAAGACGGACCGGTGCTCGGACTCGCTCCGGCGAGCCGGATGGAGCTCGGAGGACGTGTCGGACGCGCTGGGGCTGGACCTCCGGCGGTGCAAGGAGCCGCCCCGATCGGCCGTGCGAGTGCCTCCAGAGATCGCCGCCAAGGTCCAGCGCCTTGCGCGGACGGTGGCGAGGTCGTGA